A region from the Triticum aestivum cultivar Chinese Spring chromosome 3D, IWGSC CS RefSeq v2.1, whole genome shotgun sequence genome encodes:
- the LOC123079679 gene encoding ABC transporter F family member 4, producing the protein MSRKNASSSTSAAATSRKNAPSSSSAAGAASKKEKPLSVSAMLASMDGTAPKSKPAKAAPKPKPSKAPASSYMGGIDLPPSDDEEDEADVAAVAAKPKPSRATVDLNALAPSDKDSKKKEKREMMAAAVAEAAKREALRDDRDAFSVVIGARVPGSAAEGDAADGNIKDIVLDNFSVSARGKELLKGASLRISHGRRYGLVGPNGMGKSTLLKLLSWRQVPVPKNIDVLLVEQEIVGDDRSATEAVVAANEELTALRAEQAKLEASDDPDDNEKLAEVYEKLNLCDSDAARARASKILAGLGFDQAMQARSTKSFSGGWRMRISLARALFMQPTLLLLDEPTNHLDLRAVLWLEQYLCSQWKKTLIVVSHDRDFLNTVCNDIIHLHDKSLHVYRGNFDDFESGYEQKRKEMNKKFEVYEKQMKAARKTGSKAAQDKVKDQAMSKAHKEVAKGKGKGKNVATDDDNVKPADLPQKWHDYKVEFHFPEPTLLTPPLLQLIDVGFGYPNRPDFKLSDVDVGIDMGTRVAIVGPNGAGKSTILNLLAGDLNPSEGEARRSQKLRIGRYSQHFVDLLTMEENAVQYLLRLHPDQGGMSKAEAVRGKLGKFGLPGHNHLTPIVKLSGGQKARVVFTSISMSNPHILLLDEPTNHLDMQSIDALADALDEFTGGVVLVSHDSRLISRVCDDEEKSQIWVVEDGTVTKYDGSFEDYKDELMAEIKKEVEE; encoded by the coding sequence atgagTCGCAAAAACGCCTCCTCGTCCACCTCAGCCGCCGCCACGAGCCGCAAGAACGCCCCCTCGTCCTCCTCGGCCGCGGGCGCCGCCAGCAAGAAGGAAAAACCTCTCTCCGTGTCGGCCATGCTAGCCTCGATGGACGGCACGGCGCCCAAATCCAAGCCCGCCAAGGCGGCGCCCAAGCCCAAGCCCTCCAAGGCGCCCGCGTCGTCGTACATGGGCGGCATCGACCTGCCCccgtcggacgacgaggaggacgaggccgacgtcgccgccgtcgccgccaagcCCAAGCCGTCTCGCGCCACCGTCGACCTCAACGCCCTCGCGCCCTCGGACAAGGActcgaagaagaaggagaagcgcgAGATGATGGCGGCGGCCGTCGCCGAGGCTGCCAAGCGGGAGGCGCTCCGCGACGACCGCGACGCCTTCTCCGTCGTCATCGGAGCGCGCGTCCCCGGATCCGCTGCCGAGGGCGATGCCGCCGATGGAAACATCAAGGACATCGTGCTCGACAACTTCTCTGTCTCTGCGCGAGGAAAGGAGCTACTCAAGGGCGCCTCCCTCCGGATCTCGCATGGTCGCCGCTACGGTCTCGTGGGGCCCAATGGCATGGGCAAATCTACCCTCCTGAAGCTGCTCTCTTGGCGGCAGGTGCCCGTGCCCAAGAACATTGATGTCCTGCTTGTGGAGCAGGAGATTGTTGGTGATGACCGCTCGGCAACCGAGGCGGTGGTTGCAGCCAATGAGGAGCTTACGGCGCTCCGGGCTGAGCAGGCAAAGCTTGAGGCCTCTGATGATCCCGATGACAACGAGAAGCTTGCCGAGGTATACGAGAAGCTAAATCTATGCGATTCTGATGCTGCACGAGCGCGTGCGTCCAAAATCCTTGCGGGGCTGGGGTTTGATCAGGCAATGCAGGCAAGGTCCACAAAGTCCTTCAGTGGTGGCTGGAGGATGCGCATCTCGCTTGCCCGTGCTCTCTTCATGCAGCCAACATTGCTGCTCCTTGATGAGCCTACCAACCATTTGGACCTCCGAGCTGTGCTTTGGTTGGAGCAGTACTTGTGCTCACAGTGGAAGAAGACCCTAATTGTGGTTTCCCATGACCGGGACTTCTTGAACACAGTGTGCAATGATATCATTCATTTGCACGATAAGAGTCTGCATGTTTACCGTGGTAATTTTGATGACTTTGAGAGCGGGTATGAGCagaagaggaaggagatgaacaagAAGTTTGAGGTGTATGAAAAGCAGATGAAAGCAGCAAGGAAGACTGGGAGCAAGGCTGCACAAGATAAGGTTAAAGACCAAGCAATGTCAAAGGCCCACAAAGAAGTTgccaaggggaaggggaagggaaaGAATGTGGCAACTGATGATGATAACGTGAAGCCAGCGGATCTGCCACAAAAGTGGCATGACTACAAAGTTGAGTTCCACTTCCCAGAACCCACTTTGCTCACACCACCACTCCTTCAGCTCATTGATGTGGGTTTTGGCTACCCCAACCGTCCGGACTTCAAGTTATCAGATGTTGATGTTGGCATTGACATGGGAACACGTGTTGCCATTGTTGGGCCAAATGGAGCAGGAAAGTCTACTATTCTAAATTTACTTGCTGGTGATCTTAACCCATCCGAAGGAGAGGCAAGAAGGAGCCAGAAGCTGAGGATTGGACGATACTCGCAGCATTTTGTTGACTTGTTGACGATGGAGGAAAATGCAGTTCAGTATTTGCTCAGGCTCCACCCAGACCAGGGGGGAATGAGCAAAGCGGAGGCTGTCCGTGGCAAGCTTGGAAAATTTGGCTTGCCAGGTCACAACCATCTTACTCCCATTGTTAAATTATCTGGTGGTCAGAAGGCCCGTGTTGTGTTCACTTCGATATCAATGTCGAATCCTCACATTCTCCTACTGGATGAGCCTACAAATCACTTGGATATGCAAAGTATTGATGCTTTGGCAGACGCTCTGGATGAATTCACTGGAGGTGTGGTCTTGGTTAGCCATGACTCACGGTTGATATCTCGAGTTTGTGACGATGAGGAGAAGAGCCAGATATGGGTTGTGGAGGATGGCACGGTGACTAAATATGATGGCtcgtttgaggattacaaggatgAACTAATGGCAGAAATAAAGAAGGAAGTCGAAGAGTAA